A genomic region of Rhipicephalus sanguineus isolate Rsan-2018 chromosome 1, BIME_Rsan_1.4, whole genome shotgun sequence contains the following coding sequences:
- the LOC119377718 gene encoding uncharacterized protein LOC119377718 isoform X1: MSVSCSGRDGAGGLPDPMSTAPNGSVASWTRDEDPGSGQNAAVRLTLLSCVSAAGSLGGVFVISAVIVMEPLRTRGNAFLVSSALAHLLVSALLLPSTCVAILAGVTRDPGLCHFQWALLVVCLVASLLSFACLAASQGLALRCSRGAVLAAALASWIVATTVALGQRGLGLGPTFCGGAPMASNVPLQAAVAALCILVPVLLTVLGFGVALARMRRHEPDGAALELLKSHVAVYLLTLAMWVPGVALAAVSISREVPPHLVDVAWWLALSHSCLYSYVYAATHRTFRVAFNKLFFYCCCKSHVTFSRPSREQRIGPQGSGVGLRVHIIPAMNIYSAKKDSSQAAVKHCVQGKGLHCSYDL; encoded by the coding sequence GCGCGACGGAGCGGGCGGCCTGCCGGACCCGATGTCGACCGCACCCAACGGCTCGGTAGCCAGCTGGACGCGCGACGAGGACCCCGGCTCGGGCCAGAACGCCGCCGTGCGGCTCACGCTGCTGTCGTGCGTGTCGGCGGCCGGCTCTCTGGGCGGTGTGTTCGTCATCAGTGCAGTGATTGTGATGGAgccgctgcgcacgcgcggcaaCGCTTTCCTCGTGTCGTCGGCGCTGGCGCACCTGCTGGTGTCGGCGCTGCTGCTGCCGTCCACGTGCGTGGCCATCCTGGCGGGCGTGACACGCGACCCGGGCCTGTGCCACTTCCAGTGGGCACTGCTCGTCGTCTGCCTGGTAGCGAGCCTGCTCTCGTTTGCTTGCCTGGCAGCCAGTCAGGGGCTGGCCCTGCGCTGCTCGCGCGGCGCCGTGCTTGCCGCGGCGCTGGCCAGCTGGATCGTGGCCACCACCGTGGCACTTGGCCAGCGTGGCCTCGGACTGGGACCGACGTTTTGCGGTGGCGCGCCCATGGCCAGCAACGTGCCGCTGCAGGCGGCCGTGGCGGCGCTGTGCATCCTGGTGCCCGTGCTGCTCACCGTGTTGGGCTTCGGTGTGGCGCTGGCGCGCATGCGGCGCCACGAACCCGACGGGGCGGCGCTCGAGCTGCTCAAGAGCCACGTGGCCGTGTATCTGCTTACGCTGGCTATGTGGGTGCCCGGCGTGGCGCTGGCCGCCGTGTCAATCAGCCGCGAGGTCCCGCCGCACCTGGTCGACGTGGCGTGGTGGCTGGCGCTGTCGCACTCCTGCCTCTACAGCTACGTGTATGCCGCCACGCACCGGACGTTTCGTGTGGCCTTCAACAAGCTCTTCTTCTACTGCTGCTGCAAGAGCCACGTGACCTTCTCGAGGCCCTCGCGTGAGCAGCGCATCGGGCCGCAGGGCTCCGGCGTCGGTCTCCGGGTTCACATTATTCCCGCCATGAACATTTACTCGGCCAAAAAGGACTCTAGTCAGGCGGCCGTCAAGCACTGCGTCCAGGGAAAAGGGCTGCACTGCAGCTACGACCTCTAG
- the LOC119377718 gene encoding uncharacterized protein LOC119377718 isoform X2, producing MILRDGAGGLPDPMSTAPNGSVASWTRDEDPGSGQNAAVRLTLLSCVSAAGSLGGVFVISAVIVMEPLRTRGNAFLVSSALAHLLVSALLLPSTCVAILAGVTRDPGLCHFQWALLVVCLVASLLSFACLAASQGLALRCSRGAVLAAALASWIVATTVALGQRGLGLGPTFCGGAPMASNVPLQAAVAALCILVPVLLTVLGFGVALARMRRHEPDGAALELLKSHVAVYLLTLAMWVPGVALAAVSISREVPPHLVDVAWWLALSHSCLYSYVYAATHRTFRVAFNKLFFYCCCKSHVTFSRPSREQRIGPQGSGVGLRVHIIPAMNIYSAKKDSSQAAVKHCVQGKGLHCSYDL from the coding sequence GCGCGACGGAGCGGGCGGCCTGCCGGACCCGATGTCGACCGCACCCAACGGCTCGGTAGCCAGCTGGACGCGCGACGAGGACCCCGGCTCGGGCCAGAACGCCGCCGTGCGGCTCACGCTGCTGTCGTGCGTGTCGGCGGCCGGCTCTCTGGGCGGTGTGTTCGTCATCAGTGCAGTGATTGTGATGGAgccgctgcgcacgcgcggcaaCGCTTTCCTCGTGTCGTCGGCGCTGGCGCACCTGCTGGTGTCGGCGCTGCTGCTGCCGTCCACGTGCGTGGCCATCCTGGCGGGCGTGACACGCGACCCGGGCCTGTGCCACTTCCAGTGGGCACTGCTCGTCGTCTGCCTGGTAGCGAGCCTGCTCTCGTTTGCTTGCCTGGCAGCCAGTCAGGGGCTGGCCCTGCGCTGCTCGCGCGGCGCCGTGCTTGCCGCGGCGCTGGCCAGCTGGATCGTGGCCACCACCGTGGCACTTGGCCAGCGTGGCCTCGGACTGGGACCGACGTTTTGCGGTGGCGCGCCCATGGCCAGCAACGTGCCGCTGCAGGCGGCCGTGGCGGCGCTGTGCATCCTGGTGCCCGTGCTGCTCACCGTGTTGGGCTTCGGTGTGGCGCTGGCGCGCATGCGGCGCCACGAACCCGACGGGGCGGCGCTCGAGCTGCTCAAGAGCCACGTGGCCGTGTATCTGCTTACGCTGGCTATGTGGGTGCCCGGCGTGGCGCTGGCCGCCGTGTCAATCAGCCGCGAGGTCCCGCCGCACCTGGTCGACGTGGCGTGGTGGCTGGCGCTGTCGCACTCCTGCCTCTACAGCTACGTGTATGCCGCCACGCACCGGACGTTTCGTGTGGCCTTCAACAAGCTCTTCTTCTACTGCTGCTGCAAGAGCCACGTGACCTTCTCGAGGCCCTCGCGTGAGCAGCGCATCGGGCCGCAGGGCTCCGGCGTCGGTCTCCGGGTTCACATTATTCCCGCCATGAACATTTACTCGGCCAAAAAGGACTCTAGTCAGGCGGCCGTCAAGCACTGCGTCCAGGGAAAAGGGCTGCACTGCAGCTACGACCTCTAG
- the LOC119377718 gene encoding uncharacterized protein LOC119377718 isoform X3, which translates to MSTAPNGSVASWTRDEDPGSGQNAAVRLTLLSCVSAAGSLGGVFVISAVIVMEPLRTRGNAFLVSSALAHLLVSALLLPSTCVAILAGVTRDPGLCHFQWALLVVCLVASLLSFACLAASQGLALRCSRGAVLAAALASWIVATTVALGQRGLGLGPTFCGGAPMASNVPLQAAVAALCILVPVLLTVLGFGVALARMRRHEPDGAALELLKSHVAVYLLTLAMWVPGVALAAVSISREVPPHLVDVAWWLALSHSCLYSYVYAATHRTFRVAFNKLFFYCCCKSHVTFSRPSREQRIGPQGSGVGLRVHIIPAMNIYSAKKDSSQAAVKHCVQGKGLHCSYDL; encoded by the coding sequence ATGTCGACCGCACCCAACGGCTCGGTAGCCAGCTGGACGCGCGACGAGGACCCCGGCTCGGGCCAGAACGCCGCCGTGCGGCTCACGCTGCTGTCGTGCGTGTCGGCGGCCGGCTCTCTGGGCGGTGTGTTCGTCATCAGTGCAGTGATTGTGATGGAgccgctgcgcacgcgcggcaaCGCTTTCCTCGTGTCGTCGGCGCTGGCGCACCTGCTGGTGTCGGCGCTGCTGCTGCCGTCCACGTGCGTGGCCATCCTGGCGGGCGTGACACGCGACCCGGGCCTGTGCCACTTCCAGTGGGCACTGCTCGTCGTCTGCCTGGTAGCGAGCCTGCTCTCGTTTGCTTGCCTGGCAGCCAGTCAGGGGCTGGCCCTGCGCTGCTCGCGCGGCGCCGTGCTTGCCGCGGCGCTGGCCAGCTGGATCGTGGCCACCACCGTGGCACTTGGCCAGCGTGGCCTCGGACTGGGACCGACGTTTTGCGGTGGCGCGCCCATGGCCAGCAACGTGCCGCTGCAGGCGGCCGTGGCGGCGCTGTGCATCCTGGTGCCCGTGCTGCTCACCGTGTTGGGCTTCGGTGTGGCGCTGGCGCGCATGCGGCGCCACGAACCCGACGGGGCGGCGCTCGAGCTGCTCAAGAGCCACGTGGCCGTGTATCTGCTTACGCTGGCTATGTGGGTGCCCGGCGTGGCGCTGGCCGCCGTGTCAATCAGCCGCGAGGTCCCGCCGCACCTGGTCGACGTGGCGTGGTGGCTGGCGCTGTCGCACTCCTGCCTCTACAGCTACGTGTATGCCGCCACGCACCGGACGTTTCGTGTGGCCTTCAACAAGCTCTTCTTCTACTGCTGCTGCAAGAGCCACGTGACCTTCTCGAGGCCCTCGCGTGAGCAGCGCATCGGGCCGCAGGGCTCCGGCGTCGGTCTCCGGGTTCACATTATTCCCGCCATGAACATTTACTCGGCCAAAAAGGACTCTAGTCAGGCGGCCGTCAAGCACTGCGTCCAGGGAAAAGGGCTGCACTGCAGCTACGACCTCTAG